The proteins below come from a single Desulfitobacterium metallireducens DSM 15288 genomic window:
- a CDS encoding peptidylprolyl isomerase, with protein MENGQKIKIELYPEIAPETVKNFISLVSKGFYDGVIFHRVIPGFMIQGGDPSGNGTGGPGYSIKGEFTANGFENNLKHDRGVISMARTANPNSAGSQFFLMVANSPHLDGQYASFGKVIEGMEEVDRIVNVKRDYRDKPNEDQRMSKVTVEE; from the coding sequence ATGGAAAATGGACAAAAAATTAAGATTGAACTTTATCCGGAAATTGCCCCGGAAACCGTTAAGAATTTTATCTCACTAGTTAGCAAAGGATTCTATGATGGGGTTATTTTTCATCGCGTAATCCCTGGTTTTATGATCCAAGGTGGGGATCCTTCAGGTAATGGTACTGGTGGACCAGGTTATAGTATTAAAGGTGAGTTCACAGCAAATGGCTTTGAAAATAACCTCAAGCATGATCGGGGTGTAATTTCAATGGCTAGGACAGCTAATCCTAATTCGGCGGGTTCACAATTTTTCCTTATGGTTGCGAATTCTCCTCACCTTGATGGGCAATATGCATCCTTTGGAAAAGTGATTGAAGGAATGGAAGAAGTCGATCGAATCGTGAATGTGAAGCGCGATTATCGAGACAAGCCTAATGAGGACCAACGGATGAGTAAGGTTACGGTCGAAGAATAG
- a CDS encoding LysR family transcriptional regulator produces the protein MLDLMRIFVQVVEEGSYTLVARHLGVSQPAISNHMRSLEEKLEVKVFQRQGKGFVLTQEGEVFYRHSKRILEEWNQLKNNLEETRIEESGKVHIGASHIPGEYLLPYNLAVFQKDYQKISFKLSIGDSLEMADKVFSQDIDFAVVGSNFNTDKLNSVFWRQDQIKLVVAVDHPLNQLEVIHAQDLQDYAMVLRESGSGHRCALEEGLLNLNLHLEDFKISLEAGSTETVKNAIRAGLDYSFISTNALQSYDNALVARDVEGLEIKRGFYIITRRDKHLSKPARLCYEFLK, from the coding sequence ATGTTGGATCTAATGCGTATTTTTGTACAGGTTGTTGAGGAAGGAAGTTATACTTTAGTTGCTCGTCACCTGGGAGTGAGCCAGCCCGCTATTTCTAATCATATGCGTTCCTTAGAAGAGAAACTTGAAGTAAAAGTTTTCCAAAGGCAGGGTAAAGGTTTTGTCCTGACGCAGGAGGGTGAGGTGTTTTACCGACACTCCAAGCGTATTTTGGAAGAGTGGAATCAGCTTAAGAACAATCTCGAAGAAACTCGAATAGAGGAGAGTGGCAAAGTCCATATTGGTGCCTCGCATATTCCTGGTGAATATCTATTGCCATATAACTTAGCGGTGTTTCAAAAGGACTATCAGAAAATTAGTTTTAAGTTAAGTATAGGGGATAGTTTAGAAATGGCCGATAAAGTGTTTTCCCAAGACATTGACTTTGCGGTGGTTGGGTCTAATTTTAATACCGATAAATTAAATTCTGTTTTCTGGAGGCAGGATCAGATTAAACTGGTCGTCGCTGTGGATCATCCGTTGAATCAGCTTGAAGTGATTCATGCCCAGGATCTTCAAGATTATGCAATGGTTCTGCGTGAGAGCGGGTCAGGTCACCGTTGTGCGCTTGAAGAGGGTTTACTTAACTTAAACTTGCATCTTGAGGATTTTAAGATCAGTTTAGAAGCAGGCAGTACGGAAACCGTTAAGAATGCTATTCGAGCAGGTCTGGATTACTCCTTTATCTCGACGAATGCCTTGCAATCGTATGATAATGCCTTAGTGGCAAGAGATGTCGAGGGGTTGGAAATAAAAAGAGGGTTTTATATTATCACTCGTCGTGATAAGCACTTAAGTAAGCCTGCTCGGCTTTGCTATGAGTTCTTAAAATAA
- a CDS encoding DnaA ATPase domain-containing protein, protein MELLISHFNRLAADTLQNYDLEKAQPVTLIYGPPGVGKTELLRKVYHQHKNSQVLLIDALTFSQKYVLAVQEGSLNEFRIYLRNLKLIILDRFEALKGKKHTLEEFLHTLDDLVSQDGKILVSFQGEPQELSFMSIKLSSRLLGGMTLPIFTPSHDELADFANRYARSHFLNLPEEVLQSIADQTSNLSEVQKMIQDFRVFSRNNVENKTDEFNKSYWGDFLKAQKDRNEVELTPDNILRIISELTGVLSQDIKGNSRAKDLLTARKFAVYAIRKLNGWSYPELGEYFQKAHSVMIKSYRQFEQMMKEDPDWRNKFEILRTYFIQDKG, encoded by the coding sequence TTGGAACTATTAATCTCTCATTTTAACCGTTTAGCTGCGGATACGTTGCAAAACTATGATTTGGAAAAGGCCCAGCCGGTAACCCTAATTTATGGTCCTCCAGGTGTTGGCAAGACAGAGTTGCTGAGAAAAGTGTATCATCAGCATAAAAATTCTCAGGTTTTGTTAATTGATGCACTGACGTTTAGCCAGAAGTATGTGTTGGCTGTTCAGGAGGGTTCTCTTAATGAGTTTCGTATCTACCTGAGAAACCTTAAACTTATCATATTGGATCGATTTGAAGCACTCAAGGGAAAAAAGCATACTTTGGAGGAATTTCTTCATACTCTCGATGACTTGGTCAGTCAGGACGGAAAAATTCTGGTAAGCTTCCAAGGAGAGCCACAAGAGTTAAGCTTTATGAGTATCAAATTATCGTCCCGTTTATTGGGAGGAATGACGCTCCCTATTTTTACTCCTTCTCACGATGAATTAGCCGATTTTGCGAATCGTTACGCTCGTTCTCATTTTTTGAATTTACCGGAAGAAGTCCTGCAGAGTATTGCTGACCAAACTTCAAATTTAAGTGAAGTTCAGAAAATGATTCAAGATTTTAGAGTGTTTTCTAGAAATAACGTAGAAAATAAGACGGATGAATTTAATAAGAGTTATTGGGGAGATTTCTTAAAAGCCCAAAAAGATAGAAACGAAGTGGAATTAACACCCGATAATATCCTTCGTATCATTAGTGAGCTAACGGGTGTTTTGTCCCAGGATATTAAGGGTAATTCCCGCGCTAAAGATTTGCTGACAGCACGTAAGTTTGCAGTTTATGCCATTCGAAAACTTAATGGTTGGTCTTATCCGGAACTAGGAGAATATTTTCAGAAGGCGCATAGTGTAATGATAAAGTCATATCGTCAATTTGAGCAAATGATGAAAGAAGATCCGGATTGGAGAAATAAGTTCGAAATTTTACGAACGTATTTTATTCAAGATAAGGGGTGA
- the pfkA gene encoding 6-phosphofructokinase has translation MKNEVQSIAVLTSGGDAPGMNAAIRAVVRKGIYHGLKVFGIERGYEGLIHGMFREMNLGTVADIVHRGGTMLMTARSQEMLTPEGQKKAAEQLHHRGIDALVVIGGDGSFRGAQTLSVQSIPVIGIPATIDNDIPGTELTIGFDTAVNTVIESVSKIRDTATSHERTFLVEVMGRKSGSIALQAGLACGAESIIVPEIEADLDEVSSKLLRGHQRGKNHSIILVAEGAGSAYKIGEELRLRTGFDTRVTILGHIQRGGNPTALDVVTASEMGACAVDLLRAGKSDQMTARIHQQVIGLPLEVAYGPGKPFNQSLYDLANQLAI, from the coding sequence TTGAAGAACGAAGTTCAGAGCATTGCTGTCTTGACGAGCGGAGGAGATGCTCCAGGGATGAATGCAGCGATTAGAGCAGTGGTTCGAAAGGGAATCTATCATGGTCTCAAGGTGTTCGGAATCGAGAGAGGGTATGAGGGACTGATTCATGGCATGTTTCGTGAGATGAATCTAGGTACAGTCGCCGATATTGTGCATCGTGGGGGAACCATGTTAATGACGGCACGTTCTCAGGAAATGCTTACGCCAGAAGGACAGAAAAAAGCGGCTGAACAATTGCACCATAGAGGGATTGATGCTTTGGTTGTGATTGGTGGTGATGGCTCTTTTCGGGGCGCACAAACGTTATCAGTTCAAAGTATTCCCGTGATTGGGATCCCTGCAACGATCGACAACGATATTCCTGGAACGGAGTTAACGATTGGCTTTGATACAGCTGTAAATACGGTCATTGAGTCTGTGAGTAAAATTCGAGATACGGCGACTTCTCACGAGCGAACCTTCCTTGTTGAAGTGATGGGAAGAAAATCTGGAAGTATCGCACTTCAGGCAGGACTGGCCTGTGGAGCGGAATCAATTATTGTACCAGAAATTGAAGCTGACTTGGATGAGGTAAGCTCCAAGCTCTTACGAGGCCATCAGCGCGGAAAAAACCATAGTATTATCCTTGTTGCTGAAGGAGCCGGTAGCGCTTATAAAATCGGGGAGGAGCTTCGGCTCAGGACAGGGTTTGATACACGAGTGACTATTCTCGGGCATATTCAGCGTGGAGGGAATCCGACGGCTCTTGATGTGGTCACGGCTTCAGAAATGGGAGCCTGTGCGGTTGATCTATTACGGGCAGGAAAAAGTGATCAAATGACGGCTCGAATTCATCAGCAGGTGATTGGATTACCCCTGGAAGTTGCATATGGACCCGGTAAACCTTTTAATCAATCTTTATATGACTTGGCTAATCAGCTCGCAATTTAA
- a CDS encoding cell division protein FtsA — translation MKRIFALDIGTRMVMGLVMVKEEEGYKILASAQTEHRQRAMYDGQVHDIEEVARAVLRVKVELEQKINEPLQSVSVAAAGRALKTVVTSYERREFFPVVWEREDVVSLEMEAVQKALREIDGLEEMGAYHCVGYSTIENLLEGQKISNLVGQRGKIAEIKVITTFLPRTVVDGLLAVIQQAGLRMESLTLEPIAAGQAAIPPDMRRMNLALVDIGAGTADIALTKQGTFYAYGMVPMAGDEVTEQLCQTYLLDFQMGEILKRNLDDSEKLNFINFLGEKTELSKCEILECISPVVQELADKIVAEIMRLNETVPQAVILIGGGSLTPLLREMIAEKIKLPLGRVGIQIRERIGRVLGEQGAKGPDVITPIGIGISALEELGLRYYEVGVNKTPVSILELQQTTMADALLSAGISPKTLLGRPGVALTFEVNGEVKLVKGTLGENAQYFVNEQRVSLDSVIAPNDQITFVPGVSGEAAHVRLEDVFPDDQVKYISVNEEPFLFTPHFYVDGQDLSADCEIFDGWKIEYHPNQTLTDLLKELKVPPENSWLVHYKVSGQEQEYRAEREILVNGQLVEEDCRIQAQDKIEIREPKLKIADLKLQASPMAFQINGEEIAYPPQILRVFSRGQILELEDLVTEGMAIRVEGYEHSPILSDILPYITIPEPLGAGETLTIRVNGLPGEFTTLLQRGDRIEIGWSIP, via the coding sequence TTGAAGCGTATTTTTGCCCTAGATATAGGTACAAGAATGGTTATGGGCTTAGTTATGGTTAAAGAAGAAGAAGGATACAAAATCTTAGCAAGTGCCCAAACAGAGCACAGGCAAAGAGCCATGTATGATGGCCAGGTGCATGATATCGAAGAAGTAGCTCGTGCTGTACTAAGAGTTAAAGTAGAGTTGGAACAGAAAATCAATGAACCTTTGCAGTCTGTGTCCGTTGCTGCAGCTGGAAGGGCGCTAAAAACAGTCGTCACATCGTATGAACGGCGTGAGTTCTTTCCGGTGGTCTGGGAGCGGGAAGATGTTGTAAGTCTTGAAATGGAAGCTGTTCAAAAAGCACTTCGTGAAATCGATGGTCTTGAAGAAATGGGAGCCTATCACTGTGTAGGCTATTCAACGATTGAAAACCTTTTAGAAGGACAAAAGATTTCAAACTTGGTTGGGCAGCGTGGCAAGATTGCCGAAATTAAAGTGATTACGACTTTTCTACCAAGGACAGTTGTTGATGGCTTGTTAGCAGTTATTCAGCAAGCAGGGCTTCGAATGGAGAGCTTGACTCTAGAGCCGATTGCCGCGGGTCAGGCTGCAATTCCGCCGGATATGCGCCGTATGAACTTAGCTTTAGTGGATATCGGTGCGGGTACGGCGGATATCGCACTCACGAAGCAGGGAACGTTTTATGCCTATGGTATGGTACCCATGGCTGGGGATGAAGTTACTGAACAACTCTGTCAAACGTATTTGCTAGATTTTCAGATGGGGGAGATCCTAAAACGAAACTTAGATGATAGTGAGAAATTAAATTTCATAAATTTCTTAGGTGAAAAAACAGAGCTCTCAAAATGTGAAATTTTAGAATGTATTTCTCCTGTTGTTCAAGAACTAGCGGACAAAATTGTTGCCGAAATAATGCGATTGAATGAGACTGTTCCCCAAGCTGTTATTTTGATTGGGGGAGGAAGTTTAACTCCACTGTTACGTGAAATGATAGCAGAGAAGATCAAGCTGCCTTTAGGACGTGTTGGAATACAGATTCGCGAAAGAATCGGGCGAGTTTTGGGGGAGCAAGGGGCTAAGGGGCCAGACGTTATTACGCCGATTGGGATCGGAATTTCGGCTTTAGAGGAGCTTGGACTTCGTTATTATGAAGTGGGAGTAAATAAAACACCGGTATCGATTTTAGAGCTTCAACAGACCACTATGGCTGACGCCTTGTTATCTGCAGGAATATCCCCTAAAACGCTCTTAGGGAGACCCGGAGTGGCCTTAACCTTTGAAGTCAATGGTGAAGTTAAACTCGTGAAGGGTACTTTGGGAGAAAATGCGCAGTATTTTGTCAACGAGCAACGCGTTAGCTTGGATTCTGTGATAGCTCCTAATGATCAGATTACATTTGTTCCAGGAGTTTCAGGAGAAGCGGCTCATGTTCGTTTAGAAGACGTTTTTCCGGATGATCAAGTAAAATATATTAGTGTTAATGAAGAACCCTTTCTCTTCACACCTCATTTTTATGTTGATGGACAAGATCTTTCTGCTGATTGTGAAATTTTCGATGGGTGGAAAATTGAATATCATCCAAATCAAACCTTGACCGATCTTTTAAAGGAATTGAAAGTTCCTCCCGAAAATTCATGGCTAGTCCATTATAAAGTCAGTGGCCAGGAGCAAGAATATCGGGCAGAGCGAGAAATCTTAGTCAATGGCCAGCTAGTTGAGGAAGATTGCCGGATTCAAGCGCAGGATAAAATCGAAATTCGAGAACCTAAGCTTAAAATTGCGGATTTAAAACTACAGGCGAGTCCGATGGCTTTTCAAATTAACGGTGAAGAAATAGCGTATCCGCCACAGATTCTTAGAGTCTTTTCGCGTGGACAAATCTTAGAGCTTGAGGATCTTGTGACAGAAGGAATGGCGATTCGGGTTGAGGGATATGAGCATTCTCCGATACTTTCGGATATTCTACCTTATATTACCATACCCGAACCGCTTGGAGCGGGGGAAACGCTAACAATTCGCGTGAATGGGCTTCCCGGCGAATTTACTACCTTGCTGCAAAGGGGAGACCGGATTGAGATTGGATGGAGTATCCCATAA
- the lgt gene encoding prolipoprotein diacylglyceryl transferase, which produces MHQYWFFIGDFPIRAYGTLFALAFILGVGVTVYFAKVEGKQDWIDPFLDLAPLLLIGGIIGARIWQVFFFEWGYYSKNPQEILAVWHGGLSIQGGVVGALLIGGWYAWKKKLPFWELADLAAPGLILAQSIGRDANLMNGDAFGGPTGGDFGIIYPAGTIARETFGMQPLWPAEVWEGQFDIILFALLLILKTRTKKWPSGFIFLVYVAGYNAVRFFLENLRGDSTRYLFNWTAAHWSSALTVALALILIAWRFKVSKTQSIDQRDKGLETEEKVKIE; this is translated from the coding sequence ATGCATCAATATTGGTTTTTCATTGGAGATTTCCCAATTCGAGCTTACGGAACTCTATTTGCATTAGCTTTCATATTAGGGGTAGGAGTAACGGTCTATTTTGCGAAGGTCGAGGGAAAACAGGACTGGATCGACCCTTTTTTGGATTTAGCTCCATTGCTCTTAATTGGTGGAATCATCGGCGCTCGGATTTGGCAAGTCTTTTTCTTTGAGTGGGGTTACTACAGTAAAAATCCTCAAGAAATTCTTGCAGTTTGGCATGGGGGGTTATCGATTCAAGGTGGAGTTGTAGGCGCGCTTTTAATTGGGGGCTGGTATGCTTGGAAAAAGAAGCTTCCCTTTTGGGAATTAGCAGATTTAGCTGCACCCGGACTTATTTTAGCTCAAAGCATTGGGCGTGATGCGAACTTAATGAATGGGGATGCTTTTGGCGGGCCGACTGGAGGCGACTTTGGGATTATCTATCCCGCAGGTACAATCGCGAGAGAAACCTTCGGAATGCAACCGCTTTGGCCGGCAGAGGTATGGGAAGGACAGTTTGATATTATTCTTTTTGCCCTTTTACTCATCCTAAAAACAAGAACGAAGAAATGGCCTTCCGGTTTTATCTTCCTCGTTTACGTTGCTGGATATAATGCGGTTCGCTTCTTTTTAGAGAACCTTCGGGGAGACAGTACTCGTTATCTTTTTAATTGGACGGCTGCACATTGGAGTAGTGCTCTCACGGTTGCTTTGGCGCTAATTCTTATCGCATGGCGGTTTAAAGTAAGTAAGACCCAATCTATAGATCAACGGGATAAGGGCCTTGAAACTGAAGAAAAAGTTAAGATCGAATAG
- a CDS encoding formylmethanofuran dehydrogenase subunit E family protein, whose amino-acid sequence MCVEKTPWEQVTDFHGHTCPGIAIGYRVAVLAQKEMGIRPTSDSELLIKAESRSCALDAFQIINKATIGRKALMIEDTHQPIYWFHFAGTQELLKISVNSALMKRLDSSHPGPLSPREKQNRNLEMIQLILTTDEEDFCSLERVPGVLTKG is encoded by the coding sequence ATGTGTGTAGAAAAAACTCCCTGGGAGCAAGTGACTGATTTTCATGGACATACCTGTCCAGGAATCGCGATAGGATACCGTGTTGCTGTCCTCGCTCAAAAAGAAATGGGAATCCGCCCAACATCAGACTCCGAACTTTTAATTAAGGCTGAGTCTCGCTCTTGTGCCTTAGACGCCTTCCAGATTATTAATAAAGCGACAATCGGTCGAAAAGCACTCATGATTGAAGATACGCACCAACCCATTTACTGGTTTCATTTTGCAGGCACCCAAGAACTTCTTAAAATAAGCGTAAACTCCGCTCTGATGAAACGCCTTGATTCCTCTCATCCGGGACCTCTTTCTCCAAGAGAAAAGCAAAACAGAAATCTAGAAATGATCCAACTCATTTTGACCACCGACGAAGAGGACTTTTGTTCACTCGAGCGGGTTCCCGGAGTACTCACTAAAGGCTGA
- a CDS encoding TIGR04086 family membrane protein, whose amino-acid sequence MPKSFKLSLVVKGILISALFALILSLLFSLILTFTRIPESELSLRIIYGISVFFGAALTSYQSGTKGLYYGLAVGVGFILFLLLVSAILISSSPAWLGIGEKTVISLVWSAIGGVIGAILKR is encoded by the coding sequence ATGCCTAAGTCCTTTAAACTGAGTCTTGTCGTTAAGGGAATCTTAATCTCAGCCCTCTTTGCCTTAATTCTCTCCCTACTTTTCAGCCTCATTCTTACTTTTACACGAATACCTGAATCCGAATTATCACTCCGTATTATTTATGGAATTAGTGTCTTCTTCGGCGCAGCTTTAACTTCTTATCAGTCCGGAACTAAAGGACTTTACTACGGTCTTGCAGTAGGCGTAGGCTTTATCCTTTTCTTACTTCTTGTATCGGCTATCCTCATTTCCAGTTCTCCTGCTTGGCTAGGGATTGGTGAGAAAACAGTAATCTCCCTCGTATGGAGTGCTATTGGAGGAGTCATTGGGGCAATTCTTAAACGGTAG
- the panB gene encoding 3-methyl-2-oxobutanoate hydroxymethyltransferase, translated as MRKTVPYFFQMKAEQERIAMLTAYDYPMAHWAEEANVDMILVGDSLGMVVLGYDSTVPVTMADMIHHTKAVRRGAPETFVVVDMPFMSYPTVDIALSNAGRLIQEGGADAVKLEGGESYAPIIKAITQAGIPVVGHIGLTPQTATQLGGFKVQGRDFETAKQLMCDAHALEEAGVMGITLEAIPAEVAKRITQEVTVPTIGIGAGKECDGQVLVIHDMLGMFDRFKPKFVKTYADIKSIAVDGIRQYVTEVKGQSFPGSEHEFSMSKEVVEKLYGQEQN; from the coding sequence ATGAGAAAGACTGTACCTTATTTTTTTCAAATGAAAGCTGAACAGGAAAGAATAGCTATGTTAACCGCTTATGATTACCCAATGGCACATTGGGCGGAAGAAGCAAATGTAGACATGATCCTAGTCGGTGATTCCTTAGGAATGGTTGTTCTTGGTTATGACTCGACCGTTCCCGTAACGATGGCAGATATGATTCACCATACGAAAGCAGTACGTCGGGGAGCACCTGAGACCTTTGTCGTCGTTGATATGCCCTTCATGAGTTATCCTACTGTCGATATAGCCTTAAGCAATGCTGGCCGGTTAATTCAAGAAGGAGGCGCTGATGCAGTTAAGTTAGAAGGTGGAGAGAGCTATGCCCCTATAATTAAAGCGATAACACAGGCAGGAATACCTGTAGTGGGGCATATTGGTTTAACACCGCAAACAGCCACCCAGCTTGGGGGATTCAAAGTTCAAGGCCGCGATTTTGAGACTGCAAAGCAATTGATGTGTGACGCACATGCCTTAGAGGAAGCAGGGGTTATGGGAATTACTTTAGAAGCAATACCAGCAGAAGTTGCTAAAAGAATTACACAAGAAGTTACAGTTCCCACAATCGGTATAGGTGCAGGTAAAGAATGTGATGGACAAGTTCTTGTGATTCATGACATGCTGGGGATGTTCGACCGCTTCAAACCTAAATTCGTTAAGACCTATGCGGATATAAAATCCATAGCTGTTGATGGCATCCGTCAATATGTAACAGAGGTTAAGGGACAAAGCTTCCCTGGAAGTGAACATGAATTCTCAATGTCAAAAGAAGTTGTAGAGAAGCTTTACGGCCAAGAGCAAAATTAA
- a CDS encoding helix-turn-helix domain-containing protein, giving the protein MRLLKLSEKTHEKFIRFFEKMSKFHEGQEFELAYSEIQRETGTASTTLKRALQTLEAEGWLEIKPGRNTRYGRFQVVLVQKSIENVQDAELPVMSEVTPPESLPNPQEEIRDLYYQVENLRRRIRTQEMTIALLQERLAEVEDKLYKR; this is encoded by the coding sequence ATGAGGCTTCTGAAATTAAGCGAGAAAACGCATGAAAAATTCATTCGCTTTTTTGAAAAAATGTCTAAGTTTCATGAAGGTCAAGAGTTTGAATTAGCTTACTCCGAAATTCAGCGTGAAACAGGGACAGCGAGTACTACTCTAAAACGGGCTCTTCAAACTCTAGAAGCTGAAGGATGGCTTGAAATTAAGCCTGGTCGTAATACCCGCTATGGACGATTTCAAGTTGTTTTAGTCCAAAAGTCAATTGAGAATGTTCAAGATGCTGAACTTCCGGTTATGTCAGAAGTGACTCCACCAGAATCACTTCCTAATCCTCAGGAGGAGATTCGTGATTTATACTATCAAGTGGAAAATTTAAGGCGGAGAATTCGTACACAAGAAATGACAATTGCTTTACTCCAGGAACGTTTAGCAGAGGTTGAGGATAAACTATATAAAAGATAA
- a CDS encoding histidine phosphatase family protein yields MTRVILTRHGETQWNLEGRVQGAMDSPLTDKGIWQAQVLANRLHDEGISVIYSSDLPRAIATADEIRKMLNLPEVVIETAMRELSFGDWEGQEWTDLRQSYPELFELWEQSPDQVRIPRGESMQQVTERAWSFFSNLPTKHPEQTICIVTHGMTLQLLVKKALGIGIEDWINVPWQYNTAVNILDLTPEGKVIPVLIADHKHLEIEK; encoded by the coding sequence ATGACAAGGGTAATTTTAACTCGACATGGAGAAACCCAATGGAATCTTGAAGGTCGTGTTCAAGGAGCAATGGATTCACCCTTAACAGATAAGGGAATTTGGCAAGCTCAAGTTTTAGCGAATCGTTTACATGACGAAGGTATATCTGTTATCTATTCTAGTGATTTGCCTAGAGCAATAGCGACGGCTGATGAAATTCGTAAGATGTTAAATTTACCTGAAGTTGTTATAGAAACGGCGATGCGGGAGTTATCTTTTGGAGATTGGGAAGGGCAAGAATGGACAGACCTGAGACAATCTTACCCAGAGCTTTTTGAACTTTGGGAACAGAGCCCTGATCAAGTTCGGATTCCTAGGGGAGAAAGTATGCAACAGGTTACTGAGCGAGCCTGGAGCTTTTTTTCTAACTTACCGACCAAACATCCTGAGCAAACCATATGTATTGTTACTCATGGAATGACCCTCCAACTTCTGGTTAAAAAAGCTCTAGGAATCGGCATTGAGGATTGGATAAACGTACCTTGGCAGTATAATACGGCTGTTAATATTTTGGATCTTACACCAGAGGGGAAAGTTATCCCCGTATTAATTGCCGATCATAAGCATTTGGAAATTGAAAAATGA
- a CDS encoding phospholipase D-like domain-containing protein: MSADSVLLTNDVIYNQTVDLITNAKKTIYVEQGLFTDQRLSQLLIAKSKSGLDVRVLMDQFHSSNKATLTEFKNNQVSAQFYPARKGQYNRLKLLIVDSSQAIIYSNYWDSESWNAANMAIILNGKSAWKLANVYNRDWEFTTTLTLDVPKTTTLNDDNITPATNANIKQQISAQITSSEHSIWAELTELTDQDTLQSLIDAASKGLDVRVILDENAKSTPGVLEKLKTAGVQVRFYQKKDNQPLGVNVGIFDGKSFIFSSAGWTHYTFVINHEMSITVPSPLATEKLVQKFDADWQSNSTS, translated from the coding sequence TTGTCAGCGGATTCGGTTCTATTGACAAATGATGTAATTTATAACCAAACTGTAGATTTAATAACAAATGCTAAAAAAACAATTTATGTGGAACAGGGCTTATTTACTGATCAAAGGCTGTCCCAGTTACTGATTGCTAAATCCAAAAGCGGACTTGACGTTCGTGTTTTAATGGATCAATTTCACTCTTCCAATAAAGCAACCTTAACCGAATTTAAAAACAATCAAGTTTCTGCTCAATTCTACCCTGCGCGCAAAGGCCAGTATAATCGTTTAAAACTCCTCATTGTTGATTCTAGCCAAGCCATTATTTACTCAAACTATTGGGATAGTGAGAGCTGGAATGCTGCTAACATGGCCATAATCCTTAATGGTAAATCAGCCTGGAAATTAGCCAATGTCTATAATCGAGACTGGGAATTTACGACGACTTTGACTCTTGATGTTCCTAAAACAACCACGCTTAACGATGATAATATTACTCCTGCTACAAATGCGAATATCAAGCAACAGATCTCTGCACAAATTACCTCGAGTGAGCATAGTATTTGGGCTGAACTAACAGAACTCACGGATCAAGACACACTACAATCCCTTATCGACGCTGCTTCTAAAGGACTTGATGTTCGAGTTATACTTGATGAAAATGCAAAATCAACCCCTGGTGTTTTAGAAAAATTAAAGACAGCAGGAGTTCAAGTTCGTTTCTATCAGAAGAAGGACAATCAACCCCTGGGTGTCAATGTGGGCATTTTTGACGGAAAGAGTTTTATCTTCTCAAGCGCTGGATGGACGCATTATACTTTTGTGATTAACCATGAAATGTCCATCACTGTTCCGTCTCCTTTAGCAACTGAAAAATTGGTCCAGAAGTTTGACGCGGATTGGCAAAGTAACAGTACTAGCTAA